The Plectropomus leopardus isolate mb chromosome 7, YSFRI_Pleo_2.0, whole genome shotgun sequence genome window below encodes:
- the LOC121946302 gene encoding G patch domain-containing protein 8 — MGPKPREAAGMACSACYYLVISSTHLSNGHFRRVKGVFRGPLCPTATSDSPECAERALGCSVEDLKALFYCELCHKQYLRHQEFDNHINSYDHAHKQRLKELKHREFARNVSSKSWKDQRKQEKALRRLHQLAQLQQETQRIPGRTSGLRSAVRAVRQRQDRDVDQRDRSPEDKPEPFNNTQRPPLTQQRTAHLSIQPEDPCQSPSQISLAAALTESPLITHPESNTDPPVVKPQSCLGLYPQPPLPGRGRVGGRLGVSFCFSRRGPRLEPSASVFSDMEEEEREKREQMKERIKGMMEDIDRETGAAEEGKHRESEKHEFRSHSAGLSDMGPIPREAAREEGEMEKRDVVKAHSTISTEAPDNQSHDSLFLPSQTQVALWGTALARAHIDTEHIDSETERKQETEGGKEESQYMCVLGKDSSTHLRWPVSLLKFTNSQPHISYSCNPLCLNPQEPEQLKEDPQESQQNQLCAPSDESDLRVPAILTPDAPSCLQRQTRQELKAHRQEKSEDNFKAEQHIDMETEAHLFLKNKNLSLSETKPERGRCALSLENFVRAASHPFDPAQSDSSDTNSQNPLGGRLGGARGIRERAIIALSCKLESVTQPSTQRMCISPSRCECGSETMCKCASTTQPYMGVSEVSRKKRKASTKKHKLGKRKKEKGSNKRQSARCKVRSVVSTVSIGRERSGEAGGSWWKTRRQRETGETRRRRRVQRAGSSCLLGRCEAEPVSVSVRKRRPHRSHSTESQSQPDREQAENCSADSQLARHIADRHNEGEGKRDGDAVTFPWRSHFSVHSFSPGCNSKLFWERGHHSNPRSFIDCCYPDNSCGCSPARKRKLLHRDRKFIHSKRKSSRHRGVWEETERGRKIGGQPGGRDRGLISDTEQWEWMRESCPRGGEEGRSRSGWRSKNRAGEWDRVARFSPSPGSWGRKGRHLSTEDVDWDRCSVDRWTWGSSDSCEDRGTHRSTSGSRTGADSRDSPGYVWKCTGTRRSSSRHFSSPEWWTSRQPYSPQSATNIRASRCHSPRSCSPCSSTSMSELSWEWSRSSTCSGIDGLSVSSCRMSSGAPGLSFEAPQEAKKQSSPTSTSSSLTSCSLSHSSPYSCPSSVAHTAPGLNTHHCDTCPSQLKKPNSQSDLGHDQSALSNTSSSGTTLPGKSTSKPQKPARMLLLPLIGKLPAIQRKARRKKGLLEKSQEKEGEEEEEAKGSRADPGGVVNSQKFRLKITESTPSSTPNLCPSQISTDDKQTGGETAQPISFTAEEMDKYRLLQEQAREHMQKVLEQTQESADIHTETSYTHTSQTENCGTSEEQYTLIHSNTHNPSQPQTQSLHTDAMQTQAQHTIQVSLPPPHVTPQENFTPPMALRVPSLPSLPPSPPLSSLHHIILQHAALSMPPSSSSSSTASSPPAIHPHPASLPHPLPPLHPSLPHHLHLSPFTISSLFPSILLSHHPIPLLPQSPAFHATPLAPLSPVALQPLNPQSFMDRAWPVRFQQKAL, encoded by the exons gAGTGTGCAGAGAGGGCTTTGGGCTGCTCAGTGGAGGATCTGAAGGCTCTTTTCTACTGTGAGCTGTGTCACAAGCAGTACCTCAGACACCAGGAGTTTGACAACCACATCAACTCCTACGaccatgcacacaaacag AGGCTGAAGGAACTCAAGCATAGGGAATTTGCTCGCAATGTGTCCTCGAAGTCATGGAAGGACCAACGCAAACAGGAGAAGGCTCTCAGACGCCTGCACCAGCTTGCACAGCTGCAACAGGAAACCCAGCG AATCCCAGGAAGAACATCTGGACTAAGGAGTGCAGTCAGAGCTGTGAGACAGCGGCAAGATAGAGACGTGGACCAAAGAGACCGCAGCCCCGAAGATAAACCTGAGCCCTTCAACAACACCCAGAGGCCCCCTCTTACGCAACAGAGGACAGCTCACCTCAGCATTCAGCCAGAGGATCCATGCCAATCTCCTTCCCAGATATCGCTGGCTGCTGCTCTAACAGAGTCCCCACTAATCACACATCCGGAATCCAATACAGACCCTCCTGTAGTGAAGCCCCAGTCTTGTTTGGGCTTGTATCCCCAGCCGCCTCTCCCTGGGCGGGGGAGAGTAGGAGGCAGGCTTGGGGTGTCCTTCTGCTTCTCACGCAGGGGGCCCAGGCTCGAGCCTTCCGCCTCTGTCTTCTCGgacatggaggaggaagagagagaaaagagagaacaaATGAAAGAGAGGATAAAGGGGATGATGGAAGATATTGACCGGGAAACTGGGGCAGCAGAGGAggggaaacacagagagagtgaaaagCATGAGTTTAGATCGCACAGTGCTGGACTGAGTGACATGGGGCCAATCCCCAGAGAGGCTGCCCGAGAAGAGGGGGAGATGGAAAAAAGAGACGTAGTGAAAGCACACTCTACTATTTCCACAGAAGCACCTGATAATCAGAGTCATGATTCACTATTCTTGCCATCACAGACACAGGTGGCCCTGTGGGGCACAGCACTAGCAAGGGCACACATAGACACTGAACACATAGatagtgagacagagagaaagcaagAGACAGAAGGGGGGAAAGAGGAGAgtcagtatatgtgtgtgctgGGGAAAGATAGCTCTACCCATCTGAGATGGCCTGTCAGTTTGCTTAAATTCACCAACTCTCAACCACACATCTCCTACAGTTGCAACCCACTCTGCTTGAACCCACAAGAACCAGAACAACTCAAAGAGGATCCACAGGAGTCACAACAAAATCAGTTGTGTGCTCCCTCAGATGAATCCGATCTCCGTGTGCCAGCTATTCTTACACCAGACGCTCCTTCCTGTTTACAAAGACAGACAAGACAAGAGCTGAAAGCACACAGACAGGAAAAATCCGAGGATAATTTCAAGGCAGAGCAACATATCGACATGGAGACAGAGGCACACCTGTTCCTAAAGAACAAAAACCTTTCATTGTCAGAAACAAAACCAGAAAGAGGTAGATGCGCACTAAGTTTGGAGAATTTTGTGAGGGCAGCCTCCCATCCATTTGACCCAGCTCAGAGTGACAGCTCTGACACAAACTCCCAGAATCCTCTGGGAGGCAGATTAGGGGGTGCGAGAGGGATCAGGGAGAGAGCCATCATAGCCCTGAGCTGTAAATTAGAGTCTGTCACCCAGCCTAGCACACAGAGGATGTGCATCAGCCCGTCCAGGTGTGAGTGTGGGAGTGAGACAATGTGCAAGTGTGCCAGCACTACGCAGCCATACATGGGTGTCTCAGAAGTGTCACGCAAAAAGAGGAAAGCcagcacaaagaaacacaagctgggaaagaggaagaaggaaaaaggTTCAAACAAGCGCCAATCAGCAAGGTGCAAAGTGAGGAGTGTTGTCTCTACAGTCTCCATTGGCAGAGAGAGGAGTGGAGAAGCTGGAGGGAGCTGGTGGAAGACAAGGAGGCAAAGGGAGACGGGGGAGacgagaaggaggaggagggtgcaGAGAGCAGGGAGCAGCTGTCTCCTGGGGAGATGTGAGGCTGAGCCAGTATCTGTCTCTGTCAGGAAGAGGAGGCCTCACAGGAGCCACAGCACTGAATCCCAGTCACAGCCAGACAGAGAGCAGGCAGAGAACTGCAGTGCCGACTCCCAGCTCGCCAGACACATAGCAGACAGACACAACGAGGGGGAGGGAAAGCGAGACGGAGATGCAGTGACTTTTCCCTGGCGATCTCACTTCTCCGTACACTCCTTCTCACCAGGATGTAACTCAAAGCTGTTTTGGGAAAGGGGTCACCATAGCAACCCCAGGAGTTTCATTGACTGCTGTTACCCTGACAACAGCTGTGGTTGCAGCCCGGCGAGAAAGAGAAAACTCCTCCACAGGGACAGGAAATTCATTCATAGTAAGAGGAAGAGTTCAAGGCATCGTGGAGTctgggaggagacagagaggggcaGGAAAATTGGAGGGCAACCAGGTGGCAGAGACAGGGGCCTGATTTCAGATACGGAGCAGTGGGAGTGGATGAGGGAGAGCTGTCCTAGAGGTGGTGAGGAGGGCAGGTCTAGGAGCGGGTGGAGATCAAAAAACAGAGCAGGCGAGTGGGATCGGGTGGCAAGGTTCAGCCCCAGTCCTGGCAGCTGGGGCAGGAAAGGCAGACATCTCAGCACAGAAGATGTAGACTGGGACAGGTGCAGCGTGGACAGATGGACATGGGGCAGCAGCGACAGCTGTGAAGACAGGGGGACACACAGGTCCACATCAGGCTCCAGGACAGGggcagacagcagagacagccCAGGCTATGTGTGGAAATGCACAGGCACCAGACGATCAAGCTCAAGACACTTCTCCAGCCCTGAGTGGTGGACGAGTAGGCAGCCATACAGCCCCCAGAGTGCAACCAACATACGGGCCAGCAGATGCCACAGCCCGCGCTCCTGCAGCCcctgcagcagcaccagcaTGTCCGAGCTCAGCTGGGAGTGGAGCAGGAGCAGTACCTGCTCAGGAATCGACGGGTTGTCAGTGAGCTCCTGCAGAATGTCCTCAGGAGCTCCAGGACTCTCATTTGAGGCACCTCAGGAGGCAAAGAAGCAGAGCAGCCCCACATCCACTTCATCCAGCCTTACCTCTTGCTCCCTTTCTCATTCCTCGCCCTACAGCTGCCCATCCTCTGTTGCTCACACAGCCCCAGGCCTCAATACACACCATTGTGACACATGCCCCTCTCAGCTCAAGAAGCCCAATTCACAGTCTGACCTTGGCCATGATCAATCTGCCCTTAGCAACACAAGTAGTTCAGGCACAACTCTTCCAGGAAAATCCACCAGTAAGCCACAGAAACCAGCCAGGATGTTGCTTCTCCCTCTCATAGGGAAACTACCTGCAATCCAGAGAAAGGCCAGGCGGAAAAAAGGGCTGCTGGAGAAGAGTCAggagaaggaaggagaggaggaagaggaggctaAGGGCAGCAGAGCGGATCCTGGGGGGGTTGTCAACAGTCAGAAATTTCGTCTGAAAATCACTGAGTCAACCCCCAGCAGCACACCAAATCTCTGCCCGTCCCAGATTAGCACTGATGACAAGCAGACAGGTGGAGAGAcggctcagccaatcagctttaCCGCTGAGGAGATGGACAAATATCGCCTCCTGCAAGAGCAGGCGAGAGAGCACATGCAGAAAGTCCTGGAACAGACACAGGAGAGCgcagacatacacacagagacaagcTACACACATACATCTCAGACAGAGAATTGTGGGACTTCAGAGGAACAATATACACTAATACACAGCAATACACACAACCCTTCACAGCCTCAGACACAGTCACTTCACACAGACGCGATGCAAACACAAGCACAGCACACCATCCAGGTCAGTCTCCCACCTCCTCATGTGACCCCACAAGAGAACTTTACACCACCCATGGCTCTGAGAGTCCCCAGCCTCCCCTCTCTTCCGCCATCCCCCCCTCTCTCCAGCCTCCATCATATCATTTTACAACATGCGGCACTTTCCATGCCcccttcctcctcatcctcttccaCTGCATCCTCCCCTCCCGCCATCCACCCACACCCAGCTTCACTCCCTCACCCTCTGCCCCCtctccacccctccctcccgcaccacctccacctctctccctTCACAATATCATCCCTGTTTCCCTCCATTCTGCTGTCACATCACCCCATCCCTCTCCTCCCGCAGTCGCCCGCTTTTCACGCAACCCCACTTGCCCCACTCTCCCCAGTAGCCCTGCAACCCCTGAACCCACAGTCTTTTATGGACAGAGCGTGGCCAGTGAGGTTCCAACAGAAGGCGTTGTGA